The sequence below is a genomic window from Pelmatolapia mariae isolate MD_Pm_ZW linkage group LG9, Pm_UMD_F_2, whole genome shotgun sequence.
ATTCAAGTCCACGTCCTGTGGAGAGGCATAAGAAAGGATTGTCTTTGATGCATAACTGATAGACAAAAGGCAGACTCACAGACAAATGAAATCCAGATACATGCTACATCAAGATAAATGAAAACAGCTGTCTGTAAAGTTAATTTGCTCAGGAGTAATCATGTTTTTGCTCCATTCCTGCTTCCTCTAAGCTGGTACTCTCTCATATTGTCTGCACCTTGTAAACATGAGGCCTCTGTGCTCATACCCAGAGCTGTATGCCTTTGAGACCACAGGGATGCTCTCTATATGATACAGAGTGATGAGCCATTACTTGCACATACGCTGACCTCATTATAGGAAAAACTGGACAATGTTTAATGTGAGCTGTCACAGTTTGCATGCTTAACTTTAAATCATCATGGAATTGTATCCGTATCTGTAGGAAAACCTTAAAATTTAAGGTGATAATATTCAGTTGTATGATTGTGGTCAGTGACTCACTGAGCTAACATGCACCTAATATATGTGcatttaatgtgtgtgtttgtgactggCATGCAAAAATTAAGAGCAGTTTCACCTGAGGCAGGTCCACCTCACATCAGTGTCCTGCAGAGTAGCCACAAGTTAGTTTGAAGAGCTTAATGATTACATCCTGAAGCATATTCCTAAATGAAGCTATTCTTTTGAATCCGCAGAACTCATTTACTCAGAGGTAAACTCAGGCCAAGGcttgttatttacacgggtgaaATGAAGCTGTCACATCAAGCCTGCACACTGTGTAAGGTAGATTTAGCCTTTcaggttaaaagaaaaatcactgaGTACAGTGGATATAAAAAGTGTACACATCCCTGTTAAAATGCCAGGTTTTtatgatgttaaaaaaacaagaccacaaaaaaattatttcaaatCTTTTCCCACCATTAACATGAACTTTGACCTCTGCACAAttcaactgaaaaacaaacgGATCTgttgtggggaaaaaatatgaataattaaaaacatacaATAAGGGAGGCTGCCAAGATACCTACAGCAATACTGAAGGATGTGCAGGTATTTCTGGCATGTACTGGTTGTGTGCTACATATGACAACATCCTGTATGTTGTCATACGTGTGGACTATGGGGCAGGGTTTCAAGACGGAAGCCTTCTCTGACAAAGAAAGACATCCAATCCCAGGcacaatttgcaaaaaaaattaaaaaaaatgctaaagtCTCTCAAAAGCATGTTACCATTCCCATGGTGAGCCATGGTGGCGGCGGTATCATGCTTTGAAGTTGATTTTTATCAGCTGGAACTGGAGCTTTAGTCGAGGTGGAGGGAATTATGAACACCAAATACCAGTCGCTTTTGGCTCAAAACCTTCAGTCATCTGCTTGAAAGCTGAAGATGAAGAGAAATTTCACCTCCAATGACCCCAAGCATATATCCAGATCAAGAtaagaaatattttcttttagtgAAAGTTTTACACTGGAAATGACCTCACAATCTGACAGCTGGAGCAATTTTACAAGGAAGAGTGGGCAAATGTTGCCAAATCAAGATGTGCCATGCTGATGGATTCTTACCCCAAAAGggtaaatgctgtaattaaataaaaagttgCTTCAACAAAGTTTTAGTTTAAATGTGTGCATGCTTATGCGAGCAGCCTATTGTCCATTTTCTGTCTTAGATTTTTTCCCATAACAGATTTGAATGTTTTTCAACTGAACTATACAGGTTGTATGCACATTACACATGGGAAAAGCTTTGAGGGTCATGCACACCATTTATATCCACTGCATATATTTGAGGTCTAACAGATACTACAGCACTACCTTCTGCACAAAAAGGATGTAGTCAATCTCATGTTCTCCCCAAACCCCATCGGACTGGGCCTTGTAATGGATTCTTGTTAGGTATGTCATTTCATCTGGAGTCACCTGAGGAGAAATAGGAAAGCGGAGTTCACACACAAGCGAAGATTTGCCACAATCCTTAGTAATCCTCTTCCAGTGTGTGTAGAAGCCAGAATTGAAACACGCACCTGCTCCATGGGAATACCGAGCTCTGCGCCGAGTCTCCTCTGAGCAGCTCTCCTCACCCCCAACGCATCCTTCTCCTCCAGCTCACTGTCTGTGTGTAGAGGATGACTGCAGCATGTGTTTGTGAAGCAgcctgcacaaaaacacacagagagacacagaggatTGTTAAAACCTATAAATACTACTTAGCCTTGATAAAGCAGCATCTGAGGGGACCGCAGGAGAATTTAAAAGTAGTGAGACTGACCTGGAAAAGTGATTTTGGCATCAGACCTCTGCTGTAAAAGCAGCTTCTCCTCGCTGTTGAAAATAAAGACGCTGAAAGCTCTGTGCAGCAAACCTGTTGGCAAGAACAAACAACATGCATAGAAATGAGTGATGCAGAACAATACCTGTGTGGATCTATGTGGATCCTAATGTGGAAGATAGGCACCTTTGTCGATGTTGGAGTTGAGGTGGCAGTTTTTCTTAGTGTCCGCTCCGATCTTGCGGTCGTTCTCGTCGATGAGGATGCACATCTCGGACAGAAGCTGCACCTGCTTCTCATCCAGGTGATCGGTGGTTACTTCGGGCATTCTGGCTGCAGACTGCAGGTGTCTGACTTCACTGCAGCGCACAGGGTAGCAAACAGTTCATGATTCACCAATTTATCAGTGTTAAATGTCACCTTTCCTTTGAATGAGAGGCTTCACcatagtatttttttctgtggTTTTACAGTAGATGAAAAAAGGATTACTGTGAGGTGCTCCTGAAAGCTCTAGAAAGTGGACCTTGAGTTTTATTCCAAGTTTAGGATTCAAAATTCTCACTCAAGGAATATTGTATAGCAATAACACTGAAAATCCAAAACCAAGACACTCCGTGAAATGATCAAGAAACCCTCTTTGAAACAGCGAAACACATGAAACGTTGGTATCTTGCTAGCTCTGTATAGCTTTTATATTAAGACCAAAGTTTACTAAATACACCTTCTACAACATATAAAGCATGCCGTACTGGCGACAATATACTGAGGATTTGAGCCACGATCATAACAGTGTGTACTTGAACCATTATTTAAAGCTATGTCAAGTGCAAGACTTTGTTTTAGACAGAATTTGGCCTGAGTTTTGTTGGTAGCTGTGATAACCCGGAGCATACAAACAAACGCGCTGCGGCACTCAGCTATCAATAGCCCAAAAAACAGCGTTACTTCCTGTTTACGGCTAATAAGCTTAACCGTTAGCTGGCTTTTAAGCTCACTATTTTGGACCTGTTTCAGAAACCTACGTCTTCCGTCTTACCTGGATATCGCTCTGCCGCAGGTAGTAACAGCTGCGCACGCAGGTCTGGATCTCCGTAAAGCTCCTGTGGTGGCACAAGGTGCGTTTGATTTCAGCacagcggctccctccctggaTAGCATCCGGAGGACCGCCCACACAGCCCGCGCCATGGcctgagagaaacagaaaaccaATCACAGGGACCGGGGTGTGGCTGTCGGTAAAAAACGGCCAGGATCGCAGTGGGTCGGGATCGGAAGGTTAAATCACGCTTCTTGACAAGGTTATTCTGCCAGATTACCACCACTCTATAATTCAGATATATTTAACTTACAATGacacaagagagagagagctcggCTATCAAGTGCTGTTCAAACGCTCGATTTTTTAGCATTAAGGTTCCTGTTTTAGATCAAGTGCAGTTCATGTTACATCCATATAGGAAAGCCATAGAACTTAATCCAGGGCCTAACCAAAGGCCAGTGACGGGATCAAAGAACTGTAATAGGTGTTCTTTTTTCCAGGTGTTTGTCCTTACCTGATAACTAAATCTAGTATATTACTTTGAGTCTGAGTCTGCTACTTGTATATAACAAGACGTTCTCCAGCAGTGTTGTCACTGGGAATGCACATGCAAGTCTCCAAGGTGCAGGCTCGCTTATCAAGCCCACTATGTCCCTTCAACTGAATTCTACTGATCTGTTTTGACTGTAAGTTACACTAATTCATACAATTCGGTAGTGAAACTCTCAAACACCTATATTTCCAGTAAGTTAATGCAGTTCAAGCTCCATTAATCATTCCAACTTATTATTCACATAATTGCTTCTGCAACAATCACGGTAACCAGGAGGACACTGAGCCGATACGATCCGATTTTGGGAAGTATCTTTCATGTCTCTTTGAAACCAGTACAAGGTGATTCACCAGGTGTACAGCTAGCTTTAAAGCATGGCTCTACTCAAAAAtggcaaaacaaataaaatgaaaatgtgatgaggCTATTGTGCTAGTGATCCACTTCTACACCCTGGAAAATGCCTCTCTTGTTTTGCCTCTGCAATCTAACAGAGacatttttgcacttttataaCTGTGGCTACACCTCTCCATAAGTGTACTATGCATATATGCTTATAAATATGCAGACAGCCATCTTTAAAAGGCAACCCGAACAACTTGTGACAGTCTGGCCCTGCATTTATAATGGAACTGCATCATATTACATATATGTAATTTAGTGAGGAGGACATATTTCGACGATGCaactttgataaaaaaaaaatatatatattaggaaCATGGTATAGGAATAAACTACTCCAAAGTTTACGCAAACACAAGTATGATTGCGTTATATTAATCATTTAAGTGTAGTTATGtattaataaaacattaaagttaCTTATTTTAAATTGGCATCGTCAAAACCTTCCTTACCTGTTTACTAAAGCTATCAAGAGAAGGTGAAGAAAGAAGGGCAATACCAAGTTGTACCACAAGATGGTGCAATGAATCCATCTAACATTTATTCTACCTGGTAACTCATATTTTTATTAGTGGccacacaaaataaaaggaaTAAAGGAGCAAACAAGAAGTAAAGTACAAATCCCTAAACACCCCAAGTTAAAATGCAATTGCATAAAACAACTTTAAGGGCTAAGCTGAAAATGGTAATGACCCAACAGCTCCGTTCCCGTAGACTCTGCTTCATGTTTTCCTCCAAGCCCCGACTGTCAACGCGCAATCAGACCACTGCACAGCACATCTGCGCCACCCAAGCTTCTGTCAACTGAACATAAGTATGCACCGGCTGTTGTATATACACGCTACGGAGAAAGCGACAAAGCATTCAATTACTCACGAAAGCTGTACTTTCTTTAAGGTTTACAAATCACGTCTTTTACCGTGTTTCGACGGTGTTTTAGGGCGCAGTCTGTCGGAACGACTAGCGCTTCCAGTTACTAACCTCACGGTTTTTCATTCGTTGTCCTCCCAGCCGCGTGACAGCTCATTGGCTAACAAAGTGCAAACACGGTCTACGTTACACGGAAGTAGAGTGCACAAATAATATACGTCATGTGTCAAAATTTTCTAATAAAATTCTGATACTTTTTGTAATAAAACTATAATTTATCACCCATTTTTCAAACTAATGAGTCACAGCCTTGTCAAAAATGCAAACTTGTTAGCGTACACGAGCTCGTGTGACGTTAGAGATGATATAACCCGTCGTGTCCTTTAGCTGCTGTGCGCTGTTTGGTCTAAGATGCCGCGAGGAAGCTGATATGTGGCAGTTAGCTCGTGCTAGCGTTTAGCTCTAGTAATTTTTCGGGCTGCTTGGCGTATATAGATTCAGTCAGGTAATGACAGTGGTGTGTGTCGTCTTGTTTCGTGTACCTGTATATCAAAATGATGTCAAATTACCTTTTAATTTTTCATAGGTAGTTAATAGACGTACTGTTTTATGAATCGACGCGTTCAGGCGCGTTTACCGTTTCCAGTCTCAGTTTCACgctcatatatatataacaaGCGAACTAATATTTATTACACATCATTGCCTGTCCTATAAAATTTCTGTTGGCTTATATTTATTACCCGTTGTCCTCTGGCTTACTATCATACTGCGCTATAATAACGGAAGCAGCGGACATACAGCGCTGCAGAACTTCAAAATTAATGTGATGTCTGCTGGCAAAGAAATGTACGATTTAGAAGATGATCGGGTCTTTCAGGCTTTACTGGCTGTCTATTGTAAATTCAGGCGACACCATTTACCTCGGGACTCTTTATTAATTGAACAAAAGGTCTAAATGCACTTTCTATATCTATTATTTCCCTGTGTAAAAGAATAACGTGAACACATAGTTAAATTGTTGGTATTTTTGAATGGATTTAGAATTTAGGTTGTTTTACCTTAAAGAATTCATGTAATGGGGCTAAACCtgcattttcctttcttttcactGACAGACAGGTGGCGATAACTGAAAGCCTGAACCAGCCAACCAGAAAGTCCAGCCATTGTTTACCTGTTTCTCAGGTAGGGTGTGAACAGGGGGCAGGGCCACCCACGAGGTAGGAGGGATGCCCGTGGAGGGCGGAAGCAGCAGCGGCTCTGCTTCAGCTGCCCGTCACCCCAAGCAGAAGCGCAAGGCTCACAGTTTGTCTATCAGGCGCACCAACAGCACAGAGGAGAGGCCGGGAGGCATCCAAAGAGGAGACATGCTGGATGGACAGGTGAGGGGGAAATACTCAAAGACACGGATCCATGGGTTTTctcatttacacacaaacaaattgACAACAGCAGACCAGCAATCTGTGTTAACTTGCAGTTTTGAAGACAGCGTAATAACATATGTTAGGTGTAAAACACACAGAGTTTCACTTTAAAACACTGAGCAGGCTGTTCTCGCATAATTAGCATTTTTATTGTTAGGCTGCTTTGGTGCGAGGCTGGTTCTTTCATTCGCAAGAGTACAGTATGAGCCGGTTAAGcagcatttcttttattttgtacttGCAACATCAACAACGCCATGCTTTCATGTGTTTATGAGTTTCTCCCTCTTTGTGAAACAGTAGCTGCAGTTTCTTAGTTTTGGGCAGATATTTTTTAGTCAAAAAGTTAATGCTGTCTCTGTCCTCTGTGGGTTTAGACTTTGGTtactcatttctttgttttaaaacaaagtaCTCGCCTGTGTCTCTGGTATCAAGTTGGTTATTAACTTTCTCCAAACACGGTTCTCTAAATTAGGGCTACAATTGATTTATTTCTTCCAGAAAAGGGAAGCCTGAGAACCTGTTCACGAGCAGCCATTTCCTGGTGCAGACCAGTTGCTTCTTCCCTTCTGAGATAAtaaaaactgtttctgtttgatcAAGAATATCCTGGTTGTTAACTTTTGGGAGTTGGCTTTACAGCGACCTTATTGAAAGTCATCTCCCAGATAAgaccaacagatggtttgtgaGTGTGTTACATTGTATTGACAGGTTTCTCCTATCAGGGGAGATGATAGACAACGTGTaggattaaaatgaaaaacatgttgGATGACCTACTTATCAGTCGCTCTCAAAAATGGGATGGTTGAATTTGTCAGTGTGCGAGACCATGGAAATCCTTTGCCTTTTACTTTCTGCGCTTTGTCAGCCACTAAAACTAGAGCTCAGCTTGCACTCGCCTGTTGTCTCATCAAGTTTTAATATGGGCCGCTTGTTCAGGTCTGATTAGTCTTTTCAACActccttttttgtttattgccAAGACTGGCTGGCGCTGTTTATGTACCTCCTCTATTCCCTGCAGCACTAgctacacatacacagacagttTTATGGACCCATATTTTACACAGAACAGATATTCTTCCTCACTTGTAACTTTGGCTTTGGCCTGAGTAAGCTGCAGGTTTAAGTGCCACTACTAAAGCAGCTTTAAATTCATAAGGCCTGCCTGTTACTTCTTAAATgacctttatttatttgtttgggcTTTTTTTGATAAAGTGTGTGAACGTGGTGATGACAGAACGGTCATGCGGCTAACGTCATTGTGCCAAGCGGTTGGTTTTTTTAACACATGCCTCAGCTGAAGGGTGACAAGTGAAGTGTTTGGTATCGTTGTCTTTTGGGCGGCTGAAGGACTGAGCAGCAGCTCTCAGGGGGAGCTGTGAGACGCAGCCTTCTGAATCTAGTGTTTTCATGGCAGCTTTTATGTGTCTTCACATGCTAGTCTGGTGGAGATTGGTGGTCAGCTGGTAACTGGGTACATCTAGGACTGCACCATGGAGGTAAGTTAGTAGAGGCTGGTTGGACACTCCTGTTGTGTAGTTATTTGTTTTTAGCTTGTAGCTCTGTAGCTCAAACTGTGGCCAAGAGTTCGCACAAGTTCATCTGCTGCCTGATTAAATCGTGTAAACACGTGTGTTCAGTTAATCGTTTTACCTTTAAGACTCACAAACCTCACTTCCGATTGTAATAACAGaacattgttgttgttctgcaTTTTTGGCATAGCATTATGCTACATTATGTTACGCCACACTTGAGGAGGATGTGGAGTGAATTCCTGCTCTACATTCCTGACCTTGAAGCGTGCCGTGTGTATGACCTTACTGTGTGTTtggttctgttttctgtctgtccAGGACTCCAAGCTGCCTCTCGCTTTGCGGAGCAATCTTCTTGACCTGTTTGGTCAGATTGAACGGGAGTTTGAGAATCTCTACATAGAAAACCTTGAATGTGAGTAACTGACAGTGTACGCTTCAGTGTTCATTTACTGAGTGGACGTTTTCAGTGTTTAAATACTGACACGTCATCGCTGTGCTTACGTTGCAGTACGTCGGGAAATTGAATCACTGAACGAGCGGCTGACTGGAGATGGACAGGCTGTTGAGGGAGGAGACCCCACCAAGGGAGCCTTGAAAACAAAAGGTCCGTAATTTCCAACACAAATCTATTTAAGTCTGTAATTTACACTGAGTACAGTTAATAGAAGTCTTTGGAAATTGAAATGGAAAATACTGATTGTGTTTAAAGTGGATATCTCATCCCATGGTGGCTGAAGTAATCTCCCTAAACATAAAGATTTAAATTGACATGTTACTTATGTGTCATGTTTGTGACAGACTGTCGTAAAACAGCTGTACACATATGagcagttgtttttatttttacctttagGAAGCCAAACTGTGTTTGTTCTTTGAGTTACTGTGGTTTAGTCACGATGCAGATAGATAAATGGTGACTTGTAGGGCGTTCGTAAATGATTAAACTGCTGATTAAAACTCCAAGAAGTTGTTGATCACAGTCCACACAGTGTTATCGCCACAGGCTAAAGACAGGAGTCGCCAGCATCACAAAGGCGGTGAATTTCGCCGGCTGAGTGGCACCGTAACACCCACAAAGGCGTGTGGGACTTTTCAGTAAACTGATTTCTCCTGCATTGATCTGAGAGATATTACAAACAGTGTTATTCCCACTCTGTCTCTAGCTAGCTTTTCGTGTTCTGCATCACATGCATGTCATGAAATTTCTCAAAAAGTATCACAAAAAACGTTTTGGACCCAAACTACCAGGAGTCCAGGAACACAAATTGAAGGGAAATCTGCCCCCAAATCAATCAAACATACGATAGCATTCGAGAAGAAGATAAGTACAAAGATACAAGCAACTAAATGTTTACAAAATTATAGATAATACcaaaataactttaaaatattcaaGATAAAATAGCGAAGGACTCAAAGTCACGGATATTTTCTACCTTTAAAAAATGCTGTAACGAATAAGAATTAAAGTGAAGGTTAATGAAAGCATATTAGTACAACAAAGTTTAATTTGAGATGTTTTATCAGCTCTCTCAGACAGGCAGACACTACCTGCACAGCCTAAAAAGACAAtttatcatttcattttttttgaaaCTTTTTATGGCAGACGTTTGTACcagctgtgtttgtttatgttgtgTCTATATGCTGACCAGGCTGCTATGTGACATGGCTACACATTTGCATGAGCcacctgttttttctttgtatgatGATACAGGGTGAGTGAACATTTTCTAGGAGCTAATGTTTACTTGGATTTTACTATTTGGGCATCCAGCAGCCTCCATAAGATGAAAATACTCTCCAGTAACCCTCCGCCTGGCTGTGTATCCCTGTTTTTAGTAAATGTGTTTTCAATGCCAACAGTTACCTCGATTTTCACTGCAGCATCCATAGTTTTCATTTGACTTCAGAGCTCGAGGCACATGCCCACCTGGAGGGCAAAAACAGTATGGCGGCCCTTTGAAAGTCTATaagtttaacttaccgaaaataCCAGAAGGTTCCTGTGCTATCAGATGCACTAATAAGCACTGTAAATTTCCACAAGACATGAGATTGGAATACATATGAAAATACATGTAGCTGTAAGCTTCCAACCTGGCAGCAGTGCAAGGTGAAAACCCCCCCCAGACACTTTAGTCCTGCAGTATTACTGAGTGTCCACTATCGTCTGTCATGATGGAGTAACGTTTTGCCCACCAGGTTAGCAGgttggtcacatgactgaaaTCTGTGAATCACTATAAGATGCCATATAAAAATTGTACAAACAATGGTGACACGTTCTGTAAACTGATCGACGTTCATTACTGCTTGGGGTGAGACACTCACATAGGTCAGACTTATGTAAACCCTCTGTTGTGACACCTAATATCCTTAAAGCCAGCCTGGATTTCTAAAATAAGCTCAGTTTAACTGGTGATCACACTTTGTGAAGCTGAGCTCTCGACAGTATTTTCACAGCTCCGTCCTTGCTGGACACGGGGACATTTACACCGCATAAATGTTCAAAAGTCATTAGCAGCAGTGCAGATAGTATTAACAACTCATAACTAGAAACGCTCAACAAGGCTTTGTATTGTCGAGGTGTGTGCTATTTTAAAATCTTGACACTTTATGAGGCCGTTACTGCAGCAGTGAATAAAAGCAAGTGAGAGTTCTGTCACTGGGTAATGAATTTCATTCATTGTTCTTTGTGTCTCTGTCACACAGCCAGCCACAGCACCAGTCAACTGTCACAGAAGCTGAAGACGACCTACAAAGCCTCTACCAGCAAGGTACCTGGCACAAGCCACGTTAGCCTGTTCAATAGAGCTCGTAAAACGTGTCATGTGTGTAAATATTTGAGCTTTTGGGATTCAGGCCTGTGTGAAGTAACTGACTGTGGAAAGCCCCTGTAATGCTGAGTGAGAGGAAGGAAGAATCTTCCTCCGAGGAGATcataatgtgtttaaaaaagtgGGTAAACAAATAATTCACTGATATGATTGAAGATTTTAATCACAGGGGTAAAAGAAATCGTGTGTTTACTACAGCATTTACCACAAAATGTCATCTCCCATGACTTTGTCCTTTGTAATCTCTTGACTCTCTGACACAGTGCTTGTACACTTTCCAGGGCAAATTAGGTGGACCTCGCAACTTCAGTGTGGCAACATGGGAGTTGTGGGGCGGAGATTCATGGGTAACTTCCTGAATGCTCTGTTTGCCACTAAGCATCATGGGGGAGGCGGTGGTGGCTTGAATGTCTCTTTAACTGCAGTCTGAACTTGACTCCTTCTCTGCTCTGCACTCATACTCAAGTCATTTGGGCAAAGCTGCATTTGTTAGATGTACAAAgtgttactttttattttatttgtttatcctTTTTTGTATCGCCTTTCATTACTTTGGCGATTCTTTGAGTCACTTTTCATCAGCTATTTCAAACACCGTGTCAGTTGGCTACACTTACCTTTTTGCTAGATGAGAAGATCAAAATCAGTCCCAATTTTGGGGGGAGCTGACGTTAGTAGCTGCATAGCTTAGCTAAGCACAAAGACTAGGCCTAAAGACTTGCAATGAGGAAGCAACATTGTATTGCCCGAAAGGTAACATAATATATCTATCAACAATGATTTCTGTGGAACTTTTGTGCTAGTAATTTCAAGTTTCTGCTGGTTGCCTTAAAAAATTAGTCTGGCACATGATCCCTGCCTTCAtaaagttttgttgtttttacagttaAGTTTTTGCacagttcaaacaattgatATAAAAGATTTTGTGTGCCAGGAAGCAGATTATGCCTTGTTTTgactgtttttcctgttttcagatTTTATGTTATCCACAGTTAACTGGCAACTTGACCAGTGATTAGTGttttgtagttgttgttttttttgttttgttttttgtttatttgttgttgttgtttttttttgtttgttttgatcagTGTTCCCCCGAATCGGCTTATGTTGGACAGGTCTGCTTTcagcttctttttgttttctttcccatACAGATGTTGTTAGTAATAATTACTATTATTCTGCCTTTGAAATTAACAGATAGTTTTTGTAAAACTATTTCAGAAAATTtggattttgaaaaaaaataacatcagaTTTTTTCATTAATCTGACAAATTGATGCCTTTTGTCTTATAAAGCTAGATGAAGTGTTTCCTCTCTAATTGGTAAAAACCTGTATCTGTGCTTGCCATCAGGTTACAGATGAAACATCAGCAGGACAGCTGATGCCCTCAAGCTAGCATCCCTGCCACTAGCAGTATAGCTTCTAGCATCTTTACATCTGGTTAAAACGTTTAGGGCTGATCTCTGTCTGATCGAAATCTGTTGTAATGAAAAAGCTACCATATTCTATCTTCACTTTACCTACTTTGCTCTGCTCCTCTCCAcattcatgcacacacagtgaGCAGAGGAGAGGAAACTGGTGTGAGCTAAAAATTACACGAGTGCAGATAAAATtagtaaaatagaaaaatacctaaaataaatatttatcttttttttcattgctaCATTTACAGTAATAGGAGAAtaatttttctcttcttttgtgtTCTATGTAAAATGCTGTTCTGCTTTTTTAATGCAGAGAAACACCTTGAATATAGCCACAGTGAAAAGAGCATTGAGGGAATCAAGAAAAGGCTTCTTTAATTAACCCCATGACAGAAGTAGCAGCTATGTACAATACCACTAACCTCTCAGCTGGCTAAGAAACATAACCAAAAACTAATTTTGGAAAGATGGAGGGGACTTGAAACTAATGATCCTCACTAACTATAGCTTCAGTGTTGTACGGGGTTGACATTGACTGGGCTATTCACTCATCTTGTCTACTTATTTTGCTCtaacaacaggaggtgtatagTAAGGTTGCATCAGAGTGCAAGGTGAATATAAACACTCGGGACAGAATAAGAGTTTATATTAACACAGTCTGGCACTCATGAACAAAATactttgctgctgctgcatctaATGTCTAGCAATGTTGTTAGCTTGTTGCTGTGGTCAGCTGTCTGCAGCAGCATGTAAAGTACTGGCTGTGACAGC
It includes:
- the idi1 gene encoding isopentenyl-diphosphate Delta-isomerase 1 isoform X2, with translation MARAVWAVLRMLSREGAAVLKSNAPCATTGALRRSRPACAAVTTCGRAISSEVRHLQSAARMPEVTTDHLDEKQVQLLSEMCILIDENDRKIGADTKKNCHLNSNIDKGLLHRAFSVFIFNSEEKLLLQQRSDAKITFPGCFTNTCCSHPLHTDSELEEKDALGVRRAAQRRLGAELGIPMEQVTPDEMTYLTRIHYKAQSDGVWGEHEIDYILFVQKDVDLNPDPNEIKSHCYVSKEELKEMLEKAKRKELEITPWFSLIAETFLFTWWDNLQNLKQFMDHHKIHRM
- the idi1 gene encoding isopentenyl-diphosphate Delta-isomerase 1 isoform X1, producing the protein MKNREAMARAVWAVLRMLSREGAAVLKSNAPCATTGALRRSRPACAAVTTCGRAISSEVRHLQSAARMPEVTTDHLDEKQVQLLSEMCILIDENDRKIGADTKKNCHLNSNIDKGLLHRAFSVFIFNSEEKLLLQQRSDAKITFPGCFTNTCCSHPLHTDSELEEKDALGVRRAAQRRLGAELGIPMEQVTPDEMTYLTRIHYKAQSDGVWGEHEIDYILFVQKDVDLNPDPNEIKSHCYVSKEELKEMLEKAKRKELEITPWFSLIAETFLFTWWDNLQNLKQFMDHHKIHRM